One Panicum virgatum strain AP13 chromosome 9K, P.virgatum_v5, whole genome shotgun sequence genomic region harbors:
- the LOC120649505 gene encoding indole-3-acetaldehyde oxidase-like, which translates to MGEAVVVAVNGERYEAAGVDPSATLLEFLRTRTPVRGPKLGCGEGGCGACVVLVSKYDPATDEVTEFSASSCLTLLRSVDRCSVTTSEGIGNTSDGYHPVQQRLAGFHGSQCGFCTPGMCMSIFSALVKADREASRPAPPAGFSKLTAAEAEKAVSGNLCRCTGYRPILDACKSFAADVDLEDLGLNCFWKKSDEPADVSKLPGYNNGAVCTFPEFLKSEIKCSMKNTSSPPVAVPSDGWYHPKSIEELQRVFNSNWFDENSVKIVASNTGSGVYKDQDLYDKYIDIKGIPELSVINRDSKGIELGSVVSISKAIEVLSDGNLVFRKIADHLNKVASPFVRNTATIGGNIIMAQRLQFESDIATILLAAGTEVTIQVDSKRLCLTLEEFLQQPPCNSRTLLLSIFIPDWGSDGITFETFRTAPRPFGNAVSYVNSGFLARTSVDAASGEHLIKDICLAFGAYGVDHAIRARRVEDFLKGKFMSSSVILEAVQLLKETVTPSKDVTHPEYRISLAVSFLFTFLSSFTSSFNEPVKVNVTNGSYTNGTTNGSTGCSQEEHLKIDSSDSPIRSRQEMVFSNEYKPVGKPIKKTGAELQASGEAVYVDDIPAPKDCLYGAFIYSTFPRAYVKGINFKLSLASQKVIAVITAKDIPSGGENIGSSFPRLADEALFADQLAEFAGQNIGVVIAETQSYAYMAAKQAVVEYSTENLQPPILTIEDAIQHNSYFQTPPFLTPKPVGDYNQGMSEADHKILSAEVKLESQYYFYMETQVALAIPDEDNCITIYSSTQLIEITQNVVARCLGIPFHNVRVITRRVGGGFGGKGMKAIHVACACAVAAFKLRRPVKMYLDRKTDMIIAGGRHPMKAKYSVGFKSDGKITAIHLDLGLNAGIAMDLSALLPSTIIGGFKKYNWGALAFDIKVCKTNVSSKSTMRAPGDVQGSFIAEAIIEHVASTLSVDTNTIRRRNLHDFESLAVFYGESAGEAPTYSLVSMFDKLASSPDYQRRATIVDHFNSSNKWKKCGISCVPITYEVNLHPSPGKVSIMNDGSIAVEVGGIEIGQGLWTKVKQMTAFGLGKLCPDGGECLLDKVRVIQADSLSMIQGGFTGGSTTSENSCEAVRQSCTELVERLNPIKESLEAKTGTVEWSALIAQASMASVNLSAHAYWTPDPTFKSYLNYGAGISEVEIDVLTGATTILRSDLMYDCGQSLNPAVDLGQVEGAFIQGVGFFTNEEYKTNSDGMVIHDSTWTYKIPTVDTIPKQFNVELINSARDRKRVLSSKASGEPPLLLASSVHCAMREAIRAARKEFSVCTGPANSTVTFQMDVPATMPVIKELCGLDIVERYLESINAGPNTTKA; encoded by the exons GTGGCTGCGGAGCATGCGTGGTCCTCGTCTCCAAGTACGACCCAGCCACCGACGAGGTGACCGAGTTCTCGGCGAGCTCCTGCCTCACGTTGCTCCGCAGCGTGGACCGTTGCTCGGTGACCACCAGCGAGGGCATCGGCAACACCAGCGACGGCTACCACCCCGTGCAGCAGCGCCTCGCCGGCTTCCATGGCTCCCAGTGCGGCTTCTGCACGCCGGGCATGTGCATGTCCATCTTCTCCGCTCTGGTCAAGGCCGACAGGGAGGCCAGCCGCCCTGCTCCACCCGCGGGCTTCTCCAAGCTCACCGCCGCAGAGGCTGAGAAGGCCGTGTCCGGCAACCTGTGCCGATGCACCGGCTACAGGCCCAtactcgacgcctgcaagaGCTTCGCGGCCGACGTCGACCTCGAGGACCTGGGTCTCAACTGCTTCTGGAAGAAGAGCGACGAACCTGCGGATGTCAGCAAATTGCCAGGCTACAACAATGGCGCGGTCTGCACCTTCCCGGAGTTCCTCAAATCCGAGATCAAGTGCTCGATGAAGAACACGAGTAGTCCTCCAGTGGCAGTCCCCAGTGATGGCTGGTATCACCCTAAGAGCATTGAAGAGCTTCAGAGGGTGTTCAACTCCAATTGGTTTGATGAAAATTCTGTGAAGATCGTGGCTTCAAACACTGGGTCTGGAGTCTACAAGGATCAGGACCTCTATGACAAGTACATCGACATTAAGGGAATCCCAGAGCTTTCGGTCATCAATAGGGACAGCAAGGGAATTGAGCTTGGATCAGTTGTGTCCATCTCTAAAGCCATTGAGGTGTTGTCAGATGGAAATCTGGTCTTCAGAAAGATTGCTGATCACCTGAACAAAGTGGCTTCGCCGTTTGTTAGGAACACTGCAACCATTGGTGGAAACATAATCATGGCACAGAGGTTGCAATTCGAATCGGACATTGCAACCATACTACTAGCTGCAGGTACTGAAGTTACTATCCAGGTGGATTCCAAAAGGCTGTGCCTCACTTTGGAGGAGTTTTTGCAGCAGCCTCCATGCAATTCTAGGACCCTGTTGCTCAGCATATTTATCCCAGATTGGGGTTCAGACGGCATCACCTTTGAGACTTTCCGAACAGCCCCTCGCCCATTTGGCAATGCTGTCTCCTATGTCAATTCTGGTTTCTTGGCAAGGACTTCAGTGGACGCAGCCTCAGGTGAGCATCTCATTAAGGATATATGCTTGGCATTCGGGGCTTATGGAGTTGACCATGCCATCAGAGCTAGGAGGGTAGAGGATTTCTTGAAGGGAAAATTCATGAGCTCGTCTGTTATACTAGAAGCAGTTCAGTTGCTTAAAGAGACTGTTACACCATCAAAAGACGTAACACATCCTGAGTACAGAATCAGCTTGGCTGTCAGCTTCTTGTTCACTTTTTTATCTTCCTTCACCAGCAGCTTCAACGAACCAGTAAAGGTTAATGTTACCAATGGGTCATATACTAATGGAACTACAAATGGTAGCACTGGGTGCTCACAGGAGGAGCATCTTAAGATTGACAGTAGTGATTCGCCAATACGCTCAAGGCAAGAAATGGTTTTCAGTAATGAATACAAGCCAGTTGGCAAGCCGATCAAGAAAACAGGGGCAGAACTCCAAGCTTCTG GAGAGGCTGTGTACGTTGATGATATCCCTGCTCCTAAGGATTGCCTCTATGGAGCATTTATCTACAGCACATTTCCCCGCGCTTATGTGAAGGGCATCAACTTCAAGCTGTCTTTGGCCTCACAGAAGGTCATCGCAGTCATCACCGCGAAGGATATTCCAAGCGGCGGAGAAAACATAGGATCCAGCTTTCCAAGGCTGGCAGATGAAGCACTTTTTGCAGACCAACTTGCTGAATTTGCTGGACAAAATATTGGAGTCGTG ATTGCTGAAACACAGAGTTATGCTTATATGGCTGCAAAACAAGCTGTTGTCGAGTATAGCACAGAAAATCTGCAGCCACCAATTCTGACAATAGAAGATGCCATCCAACACAACAGCTACTTCCAAACTCCACCATTTTTAACTCCAAAGCCAGTTGGTGATTACAACCAAGGGATGTCTGAAGCTGATCACAAAATTTTATCAGCAGAG GTAAAACTTGAATCCCAGTACTACTTCTACATGGAGACACAAGTGGCACTAGCTATTCCAGATGAAGACAACTGCATAACCATCTATTCCTCAACGCAATTGATTGAGATCACACAAAATGTGGTTGCAAGgtgccttggcattccatttcaCAATGTGCGTGTGATTACCAGAAGAGTCGGAGGAGGCTTTGGTGGAAAAGGAATGAAAGCAATTCAT GTTGCCTGTGCCTGTGCCGTTGCCGCATTCAAGCTGCGGCGTCCTGTTAAGATGTACCTTGATCGCAAGACAGACATGATAATAGCAGGTGGGCGGCATCCTATGAAGGCGAAGTACTCAGTTGGATTCAAGTCAGATGGCAAAATCACAGCCATACACCTCGATCTTGGTCTCAATGCTGGAATAGCAATGGATTTGAGTGCATTGTTGCCGTCTACTATCATAGGTGGCTTCAAAAAGTACAACTGGGGTGCTCTTGCTTTTGACATCAAGGTCTGCAAGACAAATGTCTCATCCAAATCAACAATGCGGGCTCCTGGAGATGTGCAGGGCTCTTTCATTGCAGAAGCCATCATTGAGCATGTTGCCTCGACGCTCTCGGTCGACACAAATACCATCAGAAGGAGGAACCTTCATGACTTCGAAAGCCTTGCAGTGTTCTATGGAGAAAGTGCAGGTGAAGCTCCTACCTACAGCCTGGTCTCCATGTTCGATAAGCTAGCATCATCTCCAGACTATCAGCGCAGAGCTACAATAGTAGATCACTTCAATAGCAGCAACAAATGGAAGAAATGCGGCATTTCTTGTGTGCCAATCACGTATGAGGTAAATCTCCATCCATCTCCAGGCAAGGTGTCCATCATGAATGATGGTTCCATCGCTGTCGAGGTTGGAGGAATTGAGATAGGTCAAGGCTTGTGGACGAAAGTGAAGCAGATGACGGCATTTGGGTTGGGAAAGCTGTGTCCTGATGGCGGTGAATGCCTCCTTGACAAGGTGCGAGTTATCCAGGCCGACTCACTGAGCATGATCCAGGGAGGGTTCACCGGTGGGAGCACCACTTCTGAAAATAGCTGTGAAGCTGTTCGACAGTCGTGCACTGAACTTGTTGAAAGGCTGAATCCTATAAAGGAGAGTCTGGAGGCTAAGACTGGCACAGTGGAATGGAGTGCATTGATTGCTCAG GCAAGTATGGCGAGTGTGAACTTATCAGCACATGCATACTGGACCCCTGATCCAACATTCAAAAGTTACTTGAACTACGGAGCTGGCATCAGTGAG GTTGAGATTGATGTCCTGACAGGAGCAACGACAATCCTACGGAGCGACCTCATGTATGACTGCGGGCAGAGCCTGAACCCTGCAGTAGACCTTGGCCAG GTCGAAGGCGCATTCATCCAAGGAGTGGGCTTCTTCACAAATGAGGAGTACAAGACGAACTCCGATGGCATGGTCATCCACGACAGCACATGGACGTACAAGATCCCCACAGTTGACACCATCCCGAAGCAGTTCAATGTCGAGCTGATCAACAGCGCCCGTGACAGGAAGCGTGTCCTCTCTTCAAAAG CGTCGGGCGAGCCGCCGCTTCTTCTCGCATCCTCGGTGCACTGCGCGATGAGGGAGGCCATCAGGGCTGCCAGGAAAGAGTTCTCGGTCTGCACCGGCCCCGCAAACTCCACCGTCACGTTCCAGATGGATGTGCCAGCGACAATGCCCGTCATCAAGGAGCTCTGTGGCCTCGACATTGTCGAACGCTACCTCGAGAGCATTAACGCCGGCCCAAACACCACGAAAGCATAG